One window of Chlamydiales bacterium genomic DNA carries:
- a CDS encoding NAD(P)-dependent oxidoreductase: MAQNREVILITGCSGRIGFNACARFAQEYQIVGFDVLLAGALPEVEFMMVDIASDESVAQGLNRVKEKYGNKIASVIHLAAYYNFEGGSYSNYERITVKGTERLLKGLQEFQVGQFIFSSTMLVHAPCKVGERITENSPVEPKWAYPRSKVETEAMISKECGAIPYVIMRIAGVYDDQCHSIPISNQIQRIYENQLESHLFPGDLTHGASFVHMDDLVEALWLAVQKRKTLPKELVLLIGEEETLSYETLQQEIGQQVHGQEWKTWRVPKAFAKLGAWSQQHIPFLPKTFIKPWMIDVADDNYTLDISRAKEFLGWQPRHSLRTTLPVMTAQLKDDPLTWYDENKLKVPSWLMRKSA, translated from the coding sequence ATGGCTCAAAATAGAGAGGTCATACTTATTACCGGCTGTAGCGGACGTATTGGCTTTAACGCCTGCGCGCGTTTTGCTCAGGAGTATCAGATCGTGGGCTTTGACGTGCTTCTAGCAGGAGCGCTCCCTGAAGTAGAATTCATGATGGTGGATATCGCAAGCGACGAGAGCGTAGCGCAAGGGTTGAATAGGGTGAAGGAAAAGTATGGAAATAAAATCGCCTCTGTCATCCACCTAGCTGCCTACTATAATTTTGAGGGCGGCTCATATAGCAACTACGAGAGAATTACCGTAAAGGGAACCGAGCGCCTACTGAAAGGATTGCAAGAGTTTCAAGTCGGACAGTTTATCTTCTCAAGCACCATGCTCGTTCATGCTCCTTGCAAAGTAGGCGAGAGAATCACGGAGAACTCTCCTGTCGAACCAAAGTGGGCCTATCCGCGCTCGAAAGTCGAAACTGAAGCGATGATCAGCAAAGAGTGCGGAGCGATTCCCTACGTGATCATGCGCATCGCGGGTGTCTATGACGACCAGTGCCACTCGATCCCCATCTCCAACCAGATCCAGCGCATCTATGAAAACCAGCTCGAAAGCCACCTCTTTCCTGGCGACCTCACGCACGGAGCCTCTTTTGTTCATATGGACGATCTCGTCGAAGCCCTCTGGCTTGCAGTGCAGAAGCGCAAGACCCTCCCAAAAGAGCTCGTTCTGTTAATCGGCGAAGAGGAGACTTTAAGCTATGAGACGCTGCAGCAGGAGATAGGGCAGCAAGTTCATGGACAAGAGTGGAAGACCTGGCGCGTTCCAAAAGCGTTTGCTAAGTTGGGCGCCTGGTCGCAGCAGCACATTCCATTTCTACCCAAGACCTTCATTAAGCCCTGGATGATCGATGTTGCAGACGACAACTACACCCTGGACATCAGCCGCGCTAAAGAGTTTTTAGGATGGCAGCCAAGGCACTCTCTTCGCACAACCCTTCCTGTGATGACAGCCCAACTGAAAGATGATCCGCTAACCTGGTACGACGAGAATAAGTTGAAAGTCCCTTCGTGGCTCATGAGAAAATCAGCATGA
- a CDS encoding dTDP-glucose 4,6-dehydratase: MRRREFATAASALGFWLIASSTVFNLPDSKTWFSDLLSGILLIFFSLYSLRKKSAWPLWVVTTIGLWIQFAPLALWADQTWQYLNGTLCGFIAMMLSLRALYPKEITGQPDIAPTGWSFNPSSWGPRIVMAFFALSCAFLAHYMAAFQLGFISSIWDPIFGDGTYKVVTSDVSKAFPVSDAGLGALAYTIEALTCCQGDNQRWRSMPWAAVTFGLLAVPVSIVSILLIISQPVIVGAWCSWCLLIALLMVLMIPVALSEFVASIRFLHQSYRKKKPLWHLFWQGEHTHEKVITAVFKRQKTSFPPAGITLPWNLIASALLGLWTVFSIHFFVGVGIVADSAYVAGPLIYTIAIIAMAEVVRAARFVNILLGLGLIATVWFAEGASSLLLVHQTLLGIALILLSLRRGPIRQRYGTWDRFIF; encoded by the coding sequence ATGAGAAGAAGAGAGTTTGCAACAGCAGCATCGGCCCTCGGCTTCTGGCTGATCGCCTCATCTACTGTTTTTAATCTGCCCGACTCAAAGACCTGGTTTTCCGATCTTCTCAGCGGCATTCTGCTTATTTTTTTCTCTCTCTACTCTCTGAGGAAGAAGAGCGCTTGGCCTCTCTGGGTGGTAACCACAATTGGCCTCTGGATACAGTTTGCACCTCTTGCTCTCTGGGCAGACCAGACCTGGCAGTATCTGAATGGAACTCTCTGCGGCTTTATCGCCATGATGCTCTCCCTTCGCGCGCTCTATCCAAAAGAGATTACAGGACAGCCAGATATCGCACCCACAGGCTGGTCGTTCAACCCCTCCAGCTGGGGACCCAGGATCGTCATGGCCTTCTTTGCCCTCTCTTGCGCGTTTCTCGCACACTACATGGCCGCCTTCCAACTCGGATTCATTTCTTCCATCTGGGATCCCATCTTTGGAGATGGAACGTATAAAGTTGTCACCTCTGACGTCTCAAAAGCCTTTCCCGTCTCAGATGCGGGCCTTGGCGCTCTCGCTTACACTATTGAAGCGCTAACCTGCTGTCAGGGAGACAATCAGAGATGGCGCAGCATGCCCTGGGCAGCAGTCACCTTCGGCCTCCTCGCAGTGCCCGTGAGCATCGTAAGCATTCTTCTGATCATCTCGCAGCCCGTGATTGTGGGCGCCTGGTGCAGCTGGTGTCTTCTCATCGCGCTCCTCATGGTTCTCATGATCCCTGTTGCGCTCTCAGAGTTTGTAGCTAGCATCCGCTTTCTCCACCAGAGCTACCGGAAGAAGAAACCGCTGTGGCACCTCTTCTGGCAGGGGGAGCATACGCATGAAAAAGTCATCACTGCCGTTTTTAAGAGGCAAAAAACCTCTTTTCCTCCAGCAGGGATTACACTTCCTTGGAATCTGATCGCATCAGCCCTTCTCGGCCTCTGGACCGTATTTTCCATTCACTTCTTTGTTGGGGTGGGAATTGTCGCAGATAGTGCCTACGTCGCAGGCCCGCTCATCTACACGATCGCAATCATTGCGATGGCAGAAGTTGTAAGAGCCGCTCGTTTTGTGAATATTCTTCTGGGCTTGGGCCTCATCGCCACCGTTTGGTTTGCAGAGGGCGCCTCTTCGCTCCTTCTCGTCCACCAGACCCTGCTCGGCATCGCCCTCATTCTCCTCTCGCTGCGCAGAGGCCCCATCCGCCAGCGCTACGGCACCTGGGACCGCTTCATCTTCTGA